The Burkholderiales bacterium JOSHI_001 genomic sequence CGCTGCTGCAGGTCCCAGCCCCCGGCCTGCAGGCCCGCGCCGACCTGCTGCTGCGCCTGCGCGACACGCCCCACCAGACCGGCCTGACCCGCGCCCAGCGCCTGGCCAACCTGCGCCACGCCTTCCTGGTGGAACCACGCCAGGCCGCGGCCCTGGCCGGCCAGCGGGTGGCGCTGGTGGACGACGTGCTGACCACCGGCGCCACCGCCGCCACCGCGGCGCAATGCCTGCTGGACGGCGGCGCGGCCGAGGTGCAGTTGTGGGTGCTGGCGCGCACGCCGCCGCCCGAAGAACGTTGACGGCCCCCTGGGCGCCTCGCACGCCGACAATGCACGCCATGTTCAACATCGTGCTGGTGCACCCCGAGATCCCGCCCAACACCGGCAACGTCATCCGGCTGGCAGCCAACACCGGTTGCCGGCTGCACCTGATCGAGCCCCTGGGCTTTGACATGGACGACAAGCTGCTGCGCCGCGCCGGCCTGGACTACCACGAGTACGCGGAGGTGAAGCGCCATGCCGACTGGGCGGCCTGGCAGGCGGCGGAGACGCCCGACCCGGCGCGGGTGTTCGCCTTCACCACCCGCGGCACGCGCCACCTGGGGCAGGTGCGGTTCCAACCCGGCGACTGGCTGCTGTTCGGCAGTGAAACCGCTGGCCTGCCCGCCGCCCTGCGGGATTCGGTGGCACCGGCGCAGCGCCTGCGCCTGCCGCTGCGCGAAGGCCAACGCAGCCTGAACCTGAGCAACGCGGTGGCGGTGGCGGTGTTCGAAGCCTGGCGCCAGAACGGCTATGCCGGCGCCGCAGCGCTGGGCTGACGGACCTCAGGCGCCCTCGGCACGCGCCTCGCGCGCCATCAACTGCTGCAGCGCCTGCGGTGGCGACAAACGCCCCTGCAGCACCGCCACCACGGCGGCGGTGAGCGGCATGTCCACGCCCAGGGCCTGTGCCCGTTCGGCCACCGTGGCCGCGCTGTAGACGCCTTCGGCCACATGGCCCAGGCGCGCCAGCACATCGGGCAGCGCCAGCCCCTGCGCCAGCAGCAGGCCCACGCGCCGGTTGCGCGACAGGTCGCCCGTCGCGGTGAGCACCAGGTCGCCCAGGCCCGACAGGCCCATGAAGGTGTCGGCCCGTGCGCCCAGGGCCAGTCCCAGGCGCGTCATTTCGGCCAGGCCGCGGGTGATGAGCGCGGCCCGGGCGTTCAAGCCCAGTTGCAGGCCATCGGCAATGCCGGTGGCGATGGCCAGCACGTTCTTCACCGCGCCGCCCACTTCCACGCCCACCGGGTCGTCGGAGGAATACACGCGCAGCGCGTCGCCATGGAAGGCCTGCACCGCACGCTGGCGCAGGGCCAGGTTGGTGCTGGCGACCACCAGTGCGGTGGGCCGGCCCTGCGCCACTTCCAGCGCGAAGCTGGGGCCGCTGAGCACCCCGGCGGCCTCGCCCGGGCGCACCTGGGCGGCGACTTCATGGCCCAGCGCGCCGCTGCCCTGCTCGAAACCCTTGCACAGCCACA encodes the following:
- a CDS encoding rRNA methylase, putative, group 2 (PFAM: SpoU rRNA Methylase family~TIGRFAM: rRNA methylase, putative, group 2); translated protein: MHAMFNIVLVHPEIPPNTGNVIRLAANTGCRLHLIEPLGFDMDDKLLRRAGLDYHEYAEVKRHADWAAWQAAETPDPARVFAFTTRGTRHLGQVRFQPGDWLLFGSETAGLPAALRDSVAPAQRLRLPLREGQRSLNLSNAVAVAVFEAWRQNGYAGAAALG
- a CDS encoding glycerol-3-phosphate dehydrogenase (PFAM: NAD-dependent glycerol-3-phosphate dehydrogenase C-terminus; NAD-dependent glycerol-3-phosphate dehydrogenase N-terminus), with the protein product MTLRITVLGAGAWGTALAVAAAARHEVLLWARDASQAAALGRERVNTRYLPEVALPQALGITADHSAALAHAGGNDGLLVLATPMAALRERLAALPAGLGALWLCKGFEQGSGALGHEVAAQVRPGEAAGVLSGPSFALEVAQGRPTALVVASTNLALRQRAVQAFHGDALRVYSSDDPVGVEVGGAVKNVLAIATGIADGLQLGLNARAALITRGLAEMTRLGLALGARADTFMGLSGLGDLVLTATGDLSRNRRVGLLLAQGLALPDVLARLGHVAEGVYSAATVAERAQALGVDMPLTAAVVAVLQGRLSPPQALQQLMAREARAEGA